Proteins found in one Acidimicrobiales bacterium genomic segment:
- a CDS encoding HD domain-containing protein: MDFVVAHQGLSVGSAPHRVLERGAREEWEHEWLAPGATRGIGAGNRAVGEEPDPYRTCFERDRDRIQHARPFRRLAGKCQVFIAPDNDHLRTRLTHAIEVAQVAVSIARPARLNVALTEAAALAHDCGHGPAGHASEEALSPFLEGGYHHAVYGADVVLSELNLCAETLDAVRNHSWNRPAPLTPEGEVVAWADRIAYVCHDFEDAVRAGIVGVDDLPGEAAEVVGVGRSAQLGGFIAAMVETIEATGRVGMRATEAAALDAFRAFNFERIYLRPEAVRQAESVIELLRALTDWYIAHPVEAGDDPVASAVRHVSGMTDRYAFRKAVDHLGWDPAKLPRGA; the protein is encoded by the coding sequence GTGGACTTCGTGGTTGCGCATCAGGGTTTGTCGGTCGGCTCCGCGCCACATCGGGTGCTGGAGCGGGGGGCCCGGGAGGAGTGGGAGCACGAGTGGCTGGCGCCGGGCGCGACCCGTGGCATCGGGGCGGGGAACCGGGCGGTGGGCGAGGAGCCGGATCCCTACCGCACGTGCTTCGAGCGTGACCGTGACCGCATCCAGCACGCCCGGCCCTTCCGGCGGTTGGCGGGCAAGTGCCAGGTGTTCATCGCGCCCGACAACGACCACCTGCGCACGCGGCTGACCCATGCCATCGAGGTGGCGCAGGTGGCTGTTTCCATTGCCCGGCCTGCGCGATTGAACGTGGCGCTGACCGAGGCCGCGGCGTTGGCGCACGACTGCGGACACGGGCCCGCGGGGCACGCCTCGGAGGAGGCGCTGTCGCCGTTCTTGGAGGGTGGCTACCACCACGCGGTGTACGGGGCCGACGTGGTGCTGAGCGAGCTCAACCTGTGCGCGGAGACGTTGGATGCGGTGCGCAACCACTCCTGGAACCGGCCTGCGCCACTGACGCCCGAGGGCGAGGTGGTGGCGTGGGCCGATCGGATCGCCTACGTGTGCCACGACTTCGAAGACGCCGTGCGGGCAGGCATTGTCGGGGTCGACGACCTGCCCGGTGAGGCGGCCGAGGTTGTCGGCGTCGGCCGGTCGGCGCAGCTGGGCGGGTTCATCGCGGCGATGGTGGAAACGATCGAAGCGACGGGACGGGTAGGCATGCGGGCGACGGAGGCGGCGGCGTTGGACGCGTTCCGGGCCTTCAACTTCGAACGCATCTACCTGCGGCCCGAAGCGGTGCGCCAGGCCGAGTCGGTGATCGAACTGCTCCGGGCGCTGACCGATTGGTACATCGCCCACCCCGTGGAGGCGGGCGACGACCCAGTGGCGTCCGCCGTCCGCCACGTCAGCGGCATGACCGACCGCTACGCCTTTCGCAAGGCCGTCGACCACCTGGGCTGGGACCCGGCCAAGCTGCCGCGGGGCGCGTAG
- a CDS encoding lysyl oxidase family protein, giving the protein MGGSFLRLARRPRFALLAALAFVVVAVGPAGADDGLDGVLGDPGRTYPDLVPDVTEVSIAPEVLFDQATSTFYDGDPIMYFDTFSQNLGTVPVELTADDPRNITASSVSQCVSWRAPYVCREQEQVGGFTWHDEHTHFHYEDFADYELRRFTRRGLPDFSRRGLIAVSEKVSFCLIDSTAVRPDASPVRFYNVCNPVRQGISPGYADIYSADLEGQNFRLPGIADGDYALVVTMDPSNRLHESNDRNNRVVVRIRISEGARAVSIVDRSWSTSKFRRR; this is encoded by the coding sequence GTGGGGGGATCGTTTCTTCGACTGGCGCGCAGGCCACGTTTCGCGCTGCTCGCCGCTCTGGCGTTCGTGGTGGTCGCCGTGGGCCCCGCCGGCGCCGACGACGGGTTGGACGGTGTCCTTGGTGACCCGGGGCGGACATACCCCGACCTCGTCCCCGACGTCACAGAGGTGTCGATCGCACCCGAGGTGCTGTTCGACCAGGCGACCTCGACATTCTACGACGGCGACCCGATCATGTACTTCGACACGTTCTCGCAGAACCTCGGCACCGTGCCGGTGGAGTTGACGGCCGACGACCCGCGGAACATCACCGCCTCGTCGGTCTCGCAGTGCGTGTCGTGGCGGGCGCCCTACGTGTGCCGCGAGCAGGAGCAGGTCGGCGGTTTCACCTGGCACGACGAGCACACACACTTCCACTACGAGGACTTCGCCGACTACGAGCTGCGCCGCTTCACCCGTCGGGGCCTGCCCGACTTCTCGAGACGGGGCCTGATCGCCGTCAGCGAGAAGGTGTCGTTCTGTCTCATCGACTCCACAGCCGTGCGGCCCGACGCCTCCCCGGTGCGGTTCTACAACGTCTGCAATCCCGTCCGGCAAGGCATCTCGCCCGGCTACGCCGATATCTATTCGGCCGACCTCGAAGGCCAGAACTTCCGGCTGCCGGGCATCGCCGACGGCGACTACGCGCTGGTGGTGACGATGGACCCGTCCAACCGGCTGCACGAGTCGAACGACAGAAACAATCGGGTGGTGGTGCGGATCCGCATCAGCGAAGGGGCACGGGCAGTCTCGATCGTCGATCGTTCGTGGTCGACCTCCAAATTTCGGAGGCGCTGA
- a CDS encoding ArsA-related P-loop ATPase, with protein sequence MATLEQLLAAKEIVVSCGSGGVGKTTTAAALAAMAASRHGGRVLVLTVDPARRLANALGLEGFGNVAKQVPPEEFTKAGVECRGELWAAMLDTKQSWDALVNRHAPDAATAQRILDNKLYENISGRFVQSHEYIAMERLYELHSEGTYDLIVVDTPPTRNALDFLEAPDRMAEFFSSRFLRLLTAPYRSRIVNFASKPFYTVADRILGTEFLEDIAEFFGLFQTMAPGFVKRAEAVTRLLHDKRTTFVVVSTLEAAPLHEAEYFIEVLGDKKFNLGAVVLNKVLPAYLLDEAAATLATRMQKNAASVAAQLADGLGKPEQVERVLVEVAESFLRFQVVAQREAEQRMELAVGPEVVASVPYFETDIYDLGGLLRLGEQVWGSGNVSSG encoded by the coding sequence ATGGCGACGCTCGAGCAGCTCTTGGCGGCCAAGGAGATCGTGGTGTCGTGCGGCTCCGGCGGCGTGGGCAAGACCACCACCGCTGCCGCGCTGGCCGCCATGGCTGCCAGCCGCCACGGCGGTCGGGTGCTGGTGCTCACCGTCGACCCCGCCCGCCGCCTGGCCAACGCCCTCGGCCTCGAAGGGTTCGGCAACGTGGCCAAGCAGGTGCCGCCCGAAGAGTTCACCAAGGCGGGCGTCGAGTGCCGCGGCGAGCTGTGGGCGGCCATGCTCGACACCAAGCAGTCGTGGGACGCATTGGTGAACCGCCACGCCCCCGATGCCGCCACCGCGCAGCGCATCCTCGACAACAAGCTCTACGAGAACATCAGCGGCCGCTTCGTGCAGAGCCACGAGTACATCGCCATGGAGCGGCTGTACGAGCTCCACAGCGAAGGCACCTACGACCTCATCGTGGTCGACACGCCGCCGACCCGCAACGCCCTCGACTTCCTGGAAGCGCCCGACCGCATGGCGGAGTTCTTCTCCAGCCGCTTCCTGCGCCTGCTCACGGCGCCGTACCGGTCGCGCATCGTGAACTTCGCCTCCAAGCCCTTCTACACGGTGGCCGACCGCATCCTCGGCACCGAGTTCCTGGAGGACATCGCCGAGTTCTTCGGCCTGTTCCAGACGATGGCGCCCGGGTTCGTGAAGCGGGCCGAAGCGGTGACGCGGCTGCTGCACGACAAGCGCACCACGTTCGTGGTCGTCAGCACGTTGGAGGCGGCGCCGCTGCACGAGGCCGAGTACTTCATCGAGGTGCTGGGCGACAAGAAGTTCAACCTCGGCGCCGTCGTGCTCAACAAGGTGCTGCCTGCGTACCTGCTCGACGAGGCAGCGGCGACCCTGGCCACGCGCATGCAGAAAAACGCCGCCTCCGTCGCCGCGCAACTGGCCGACGGATTGGGCAAGCCCGAGCAGGTCGAGCGGGTGCTGGTCGAGGTGGCCGAGAGCTTCCTGCGCTTCCAAGTGGTGGCCCAGCGCGAAGCCGAACAGCGCATGGAGCTGGCGGTCGGGCCCGAGGTGGTGGCGTCGGTGCCGTACTTCGAAACCGACATCTACGACCTCGGGGGCCTGCTCCGCCTGGGGGAGCAGGTGTGGGGCTCGGGCAACGTGTCATCCGGGTGA
- the lgt gene encoding prolipoprotein diacylglyceryl transferase — MGFVLAAISYDPLVHIDIGPLSISPHGIGIAVGFLLGARLLLPTTRKHGYSDDDIFSLLTWAAIGSIIGARLAYVVNHAGEYESVLDVFKVWKGGISLLGGFFGAIILALPQMKKKKLDFWKLMDAAAPGMALGVIIGRIGDLIVADHLGKPTDFFLGYRCPPPDVETASPCLGDIVHQTALYDFLMTSLLLFVLLRLRRTKRYDGFLITVFGAWYGVQRVIEDFLREDKRMLGDTLTGSQVTAIITIAICVWHLTVVRKSPRWGHWEPEPVEAPTMAATPAAEAYEGDPPEREE, encoded by the coding sequence ATGGGCTTCGTGCTTGCCGCCATCTCTTACGACCCGCTCGTCCATATCGACATCGGGCCCCTGTCCATTTCCCCGCACGGGATCGGCATCGCCGTCGGCTTTCTCCTCGGCGCCCGCCTGTTGCTGCCTACCACCCGCAAGCACGGTTACAGCGACGACGACATCTTTTCCCTGCTGACCTGGGCCGCCATCGGGTCGATCATCGGCGCCCGCCTTGCCTATGTCGTCAACCACGCCGGCGAGTACGAGAGCGTGCTCGACGTCTTCAAGGTGTGGAAGGGCGGCATCTCCCTGCTCGGTGGCTTCTTCGGGGCGATCATCCTCGCCCTCCCGCAAATGAAGAAGAAGAAGCTCGACTTCTGGAAACTGATGGACGCCGCCGCCCCCGGCATGGCCCTCGGCGTGATCATCGGCCGCATCGGCGACCTCATCGTGGCCGACCACCTGGGCAAGCCCACCGACTTCTTCCTCGGCTACCGCTGCCCGCCCCCCGATGTCGAAACCGCCTCGCCCTGTCTGGGCGACATCGTGCACCAGACCGCCCTCTACGACTTCCTCATGACGTCGCTCCTCCTCTTCGTCCTCCTCCGCCTCCGCCGCACAAAGCGCTACGACGGCTTCCTCATCACCGTCTTCGGCGCCTGGTACGGCGTGCAGCGCGTCATCGAAGACTTCCTGCGAGAAGACAAGCGCATGCTCGGCGACACCCTCACCGGCAGCCAGGTGACGGCCATCATCACCATCGCCATCTGCGTCTGGCACCTCACGGTGGTGCGCAAGAGCCCTCGCTGGGGCCACTGGGAACCGGAGCCCGTGGAGGCGCCTACGATGGCGGCAACGCCCGCCGCAGAAGCGTACGAGGGCGACCCCCCCGAGCGAGAGGAGTAG
- a CDS encoding ArsA family ATPase, with product MTDLLDRRLLFVTGKGGVGKTTVAAALALLAAQQGKRTLLCEVDAKGNLADFFETGPTGFQPRELQPNLFAMSMDTEESLKEYLSLHLKLPLMARIGPLARIFEFVATAAPGVKEILTVGKLTYEVREEHYDLVVVDAVATGHIVGQLAAPQAINELVQVGLVRQQTHWMLDILGDAERTGLVIVATPEEMPVNETIELAERIEHETNVDLAAVVVNRVLPELFGRGEEAVFDKLSQPDQAARLGEAVGGDVEPVLEAARLAVTLRRTRAAHLDHLRANVDVPLLYVPYLFARSHGLRSSHQIAESLGQELGY from the coding sequence GTGACCGACCTGCTCGACCGCCGCCTGCTGTTCGTCACGGGCAAGGGCGGCGTCGGCAAGACCACGGTGGCCGCCGCCTTGGCGCTGCTCGCCGCCCAGCAGGGCAAGCGCACGCTGCTGTGCGAGGTCGACGCCAAGGGCAACCTGGCCGACTTCTTCGAGACGGGCCCCACCGGGTTCCAACCGCGTGAGCTCCAGCCCAACCTCTTCGCCATGTCGATGGACACCGAGGAGTCGCTCAAGGAGTACCTGAGCCTTCACCTCAAGCTGCCGCTGATGGCCCGCATCGGGCCCTTGGCGCGCATCTTCGAGTTCGTGGCCACCGCCGCGCCCGGGGTGAAGGAGATCCTCACGGTCGGCAAGCTCACCTACGAGGTGCGCGAGGAGCACTACGACCTCGTCGTCGTCGACGCCGTGGCCACCGGCCACATCGTGGGCCAGTTGGCCGCGCCGCAGGCCATCAACGAGCTCGTGCAGGTCGGGCTCGTCCGCCAGCAGACGCACTGGATGCTCGACATCCTGGGCGACGCCGAACGTACCGGCCTCGTCATCGTGGCCACGCCGGAGGAGATGCCGGTCAACGAGACGATCGAATTGGCCGAGCGTATCGAACACGAGACCAACGTCGACCTGGCGGCTGTGGTGGTGAACCGGGTGCTGCCCGAGCTGTTCGGTCGCGGCGAGGAAGCGGTGTTCGACAAGCTGTCGCAGCCCGACCAGGCGGCGCGGCTCGGCGAGGCCGTGGGCGGCGACGTCGAGCCCGTCCTCGAAGCCGCCCGCCTGGCCGTCACCTTGCGCCGCACCCGGGCCGCCCACCTCGACCACCTGCGCGCCAACGTCGACGTGCCGCTGCTCTACGTGCCGTACCTCTTCGCCCGGTCGCACGGGCTGCGCTCGTCGCACCAGATCGCCGAATCCTTGGGCCAGGAATTGGGCTATTGA
- a CDS encoding DUF3107 domain-containing protein, with translation MDVRIGVIHTPREIEVELSDDTDHDALAAQVEEALSTQEGVLWVTDRRGRRVGVPAARLAYVEIGSPGDERRVGFGVQ, from the coding sequence GTGGACGTCCGTATCGGTGTCATCCACACCCCGAGGGAGATCGAGGTGGAGCTGTCCGACGACACCGACCACGACGCGCTCGCCGCCCAGGTCGAGGAGGCCTTGTCGACGCAGGAAGGCGTCCTCTGGGTCACCGACCGCCGAGGCCGCCGGGTCGGCGTCCCTGCCGCCCGCCTCGCCTACGTGGAGATCGGTAGCCCCGGCGACGAGCGACGGGTCGGCTTCGGCGTCCAGTAG